Proteins encoded by one window of Drosophila melanogaster chromosome X:
- the CG4004 gene encoding uncharacterized protein, isoform E translates to MSQMGGTCLYDEPEIMEEFISCYQYFTALWDSSSPDYLSKQKKEPGYQELLKILRRVNSNCSIQDVKRKINSLRCCYRREFKKVQESVNGYQTRLWWFHLMDFLKPVLNIQSPARVKSENVDDSLDETSIQDVDIMSDAFPHEEDMLRLDAVGDGDVEPEPEPDNDPELDNMDDHVDDYRNNSSAGSIKNNGYQQHTVSSHQQHNGESQTSDKSGRRIRNRRRRSSNDTDYVEAARKRRNVETSNRDRDWHRERDRERDRKHESDSEYECELIGKRMASHFRRMRPDQRLFAERIISEVLVYGRMNRLSFETQFSMGHK, encoded by the exons ATGTCCCAGATGGGCGGCACATGCTTGTACGATGAGCCCGAAATCATGGAGGAGTTCATCAGCTGTTATCAGTATTTCACCGCCCTGTGGGACAGCAGCAGTCCCGATTATCTATCGAAACAGAAAAAGGAGCCCGGCTATCAGGAGCTATTGAAGATACTGCGACGCGTTAATAGCAACTGTTCGATTCAGGATGTTAAGCGAAAGATAAACTCGCTGCGTTGCTGCTATCGTCGTGAATTCAAAAAGGTACAGGAATCGGTCAATGGCTACCAGACGCGTCTCTGGTGGTTTCATCTGATGGATTTCCTCAAGCCGGTACTCAACATACAATCGCCGGCCAGGGTGAAATCCGAGAACGTGGACGATAGTCTCGACGAGACCAGCATTCAG GATGTTGACATTATGTCTGATGCCTTTCCACACGAAGAGGATATGCTACGTCTTGATGCCGTGGGTGATGGCGATGTTGAACCGGAACCCGAGCCTGATAACGATCCCGAATTGGATAACATGGATGATCATGTTGATGATTATCGTAACAATTCATCGGCTGGGAGCATTAAGAACAATGGCTATCAGCAGCACACCGTATCTTCGCACCAGCAGCATAACGGTGAATCGCAGACTTCGGATAAATCCGGACGTCGCATCCGTAACCGACGAAGACGCAGTAGCAATGACACCGATTACGTTGAAGCGGCGAGAAAGCGTAGAAATGTGGAGACTTCGAATAGAGATAGAGACTGGCATAGAGAGCGGGATAGGGAGCGAGACAGAAAGCATGAAAGCGACAGCGAGTACGAGTGCGAGCTGATCGGAAAACGGATGGCCAGCCACTTCCGGCGTATGCGTCCGGATCAGCGACTTTTCGCCGAACGGATCATTAGCGAGGTGTTGGTCTACGGCCGAATGAATCGCCTTTCGTTCGAGACCCAATTTAGTATGGGTCATAAATAA
- the CG4004 gene encoding uncharacterized protein, isoform F, protein MSHTHTAIDFWKKFLGLYRSMPELWLVRSKLYRDRQLKLESYSRLLELLRTTDSYANIHTLKRKINNFRTSYRRELRKVLDSGNTYKPTLWYFKELDFLYELETGELQLEGIVAADRDLVRNSKVLQNESNKTITFGAQLAEQEVSMSFIVKREIEVDENITEDMQQLETEDVDIMSDAFPHEEDMLRLDAVGDGDVEPEPEPDNDPELDNMDDHVDDYRNNSSAGSIKNNGYQQHTVSSHQQHNGESQTSDKSGRRIRNRRRRSSNDTDYVEAARKRRNVETSNRDRDWHRERDRERDRKHESDSEYECELIGKRMASHFRRMRPDQRLFAERIISEVLVYGRMNRLSFETQFSMGHK, encoded by the exons ATGTCGCACACGCACACGGCGATCGATTTTTGGAAGAAATTCCTCGGGTTGTACCGTTCGATGCCCGAATTGTGGCTGGTGCGCAGTAAACTGTATCGCGATCGCCAGCTGAAGCTCGAATCCTATAGCCGATTATTAGAGCTGCTACGCACGACCGATAGCTATGCCAATATCCATACGCTCAAACGTAAGATCAACAATTTTCGGACCTCGTATCGCCGGGAATTGCGAAAGGTGCTGGATAGTGGGAACACATATAAGCCAACGCTTTGGTATTTCAAAGAACTAGACTTTCTCTATGAACTGGAAACCGGTGAACTGCAATTGGAGGGCATAGTGGCCGCCGATCGGGATTTGGTTCGAAATTCGAAAGTCCTGCAGAATGAGTCAAATAAAACGATAACATTCGGAGCGCAATTGGCGGAACAGGAGGTATCAATGAGCTTTATTGTGAAGCGAGAAATTGAAGTTGATGAGAATATAACCGAGGATATGCAGCAATTGGAGACCGAA GATGTTGACATTATGTCTGATGCCTTTCCACACGAAGAGGATATGCTACGTCTTGATGCCGTGGGTGATGGCGATGTTGAACCGGAACCCGAGCCTGATAACGATCCCGAATTGGATAACATGGATGATCATGTTGATGATTATCGTAACAATTCATCGGCTGGGAGCATTAAGAACAATGGCTATCAGCAGCACACCGTATCTTCGCACCAGCAGCATAACGGTGAATCGCAGACTTCGGATAAATCCGGACGTCGCATCCGTAACCGACGAAGACGCAGTAGCAATGACACCGATTACGTTGAAGCGGCGAGAAAGCGTAGAAATGTGGAGACTTCGAATAGAGATAGAGACTGGCATAGAGAGCGGGATAGGGAGCGAGACAGAAAGCATGAAAGCGACAGCGAGTACGAGTGCGAGCTGATCGGAAAACGGATGGCCAGCCACTTCCGGCGTATGCGTCCGGATCAGCGACTTTTCGCCGAACGGATCATTAGCGAGGTGTTGGTCTACGGCCGAATGAATCGCCTTTCGTTCGAGACCCAATTTAGTATGGGTCATAAATAA
- the CG4004 gene encoding uncharacterized protein, isoform C, whose translation MSDHAFIAEQIASGLYSLEPKLKGKSFVWNVLSGIIKDDGSILNDLVYCRSCRKIPKMCWQSNFKFSQAQMLSIFSATNCPTDCVCSRQKGGVECSFQVDCGGLPAVFGCGVLVVADVDIMSDAFPHEEDMLRLDAVGDGDVEPEPEPDNDPELDNMDDHVDDYRNNSSAGSIKNNGYQQHTVSSHQQHNGESQTSDKSGRRIRNRRRRSSNDTDYVEAARKRRNVETSNRDRDWHRERDRERDRKHESDSEYECELIGKRMASHFRRMRPDQRLFAERIISEVLVYGRMNRLSFETQFSMGHK comes from the exons ATGTCGGACCACGCATTTATCGCCGAGCAGATTGCAAGTGGCCTTTACTCCTTGGAGCCCAAGCTCAAGGGAAAGAGTTTCGTCTGGAATGTTTTAAGCGGGATTATTAAGGATGATGGATCAATTTTAAACGACTTGGTTTACTGCCGCTCATGTCGAAAAATTCCTAAAATGTGTTGGCAATCAAACTTCAAATTTAGCCAGGCACAAATGTTGTCAATCTTTTCGGCAACCAACTGCCCTACGGATTGTGTCTGCTCCAGACAAAAAGGAGGCGTTGAATGCAGTTTCCAAGTGGATTGCGGAGGACTGCCGGCCGTTTTCGGCTGCGGTGTACTTGTAGTTGCG GATGTTGACATTATGTCTGATGCCTTTCCACACGAAGAGGATATGCTACGTCTTGATGCCGTGGGTGATGGCGATGTTGAACCGGAACCCGAGCCTGATAACGATCCCGAATTGGATAACATGGATGATCATGTTGATGATTATCGTAACAATTCATCGGCTGGGAGCATTAAGAACAATGGCTATCAGCAGCACACCGTATCTTCGCACCAGCAGCATAACGGTGAATCGCAGACTTCGGATAAATCCGGACGTCGCATCCGTAACCGACGAAGACGCAGTAGCAATGACACCGATTACGTTGAAGCGGCGAGAAAGCGTAGAAATGTGGAGACTTCGAATAGAGATAGAGACTGGCATAGAGAGCGGGATAGGGAGCGAGACAGAAAGCATGAAAGCGACAGCGAGTACGAGTGCGAGCTGATCGGAAAACGGATGGCCAGCCACTTCCGGCGTATGCGTCCGGATCAGCGACTTTTCGCCGAACGGATCATTAGCGAGGTGTTGGTCTACGGCCGAATGAATCGCCTTTCGTTCGAGACCCAATTTAGTATGGGTCATAAATAA